TCCATAAAAACCATTGTATGTTCATCTTCATACACTTTTAAACTAGGAATATCTCCATTTACTATTTTACAAAATATACAATCCATTTATGACTTGCCTCCACAACTTCAAATTTAGTTAATTCTATCTTTAATTCTTTTTGCAATTTCACTATTTACATTTTTTGTTTCTTTACCATAAGTCCAACCAAAACCATCTCTTATATATCTTGGAAAAATATGTAGATGATAATGTCCAACATCATTAAATTCTCCACCATTTTGCATAATACTATATCCATTAGGTTTATATATCTCTTTCAACGCAGATACAATTTTCTTTGATATTATCATCAAATGCGAAAGAAGTTCATCGGGTATTTCATCAACATCTAAATAATGTGATTTGGGAACAAGTAATACATGCCCTTCATTTATAGGTTCCATATCCATAAAAGCCATTACTAATTCATCTTCATAAATAATATCGGTTACTAATTTTTCTTTGTGACAAAACACACACTCCATTTCACAATCCTCCAAAAATTTAATATACTCCATTATATCAAATTTCACAGATTACACAATCCCTTTATCGGTTACGTTCCTGCTGATTTATGACTTCATAAGCCTTATCTCTGTTCGTTCGCTCCAATGCTTCTTTATCTTCAATCAACTTGTTATACTTATCAGCCAAGTTATTATATTCCTTAACCATTTCATCAAGTTTCTTGTTTAGTTCCCTGCTTTCTTCTTCCATTTGCTTTTTATATTCTTTTGCACTTAAACCTCCAGTTCTACGGGTTTCGGTTTCTTCATAACTTTCTACATTGAAGCCGTGATTTCGTAACACCATAGGCATTAGTCTATGTATTGATGTTATGAAATCCCTTGTTATCAAAGTTTTACTTGATAATTTTCCATTATCTATGGGTATTATATCTAAATGTAGGTGGGGAACACCTGCCTCATCATGCACATGACAACAAGCCATTACTATATTATCATTACCAAGCCTTGCACCCATATATTTAATTA
The nucleotide sequence above comes from Variimorphobacter saccharofermentans. Encoded proteins:
- a CDS encoding plasmid recombination protein; the protein is MAKFSFHCQCYKAGQLGGIDKHNRRLNKNYISNPDINLERSKENRIYIAPKQSLYQDCKDIINKKVIANGGRVTKASNWICECIFSYPEELPIERIDEYNDLVIKYMGARLGNDNIVMACCHVHDEAGVPHLHLDIIPIDNGKLSSKTLITRDFITSIHRLMPMVLRNHGFNVESYEETETRRTGGLSAKEYKKQMEEESRELNKKLDEMVKEYNNLADKYNKLIEDKEALERTNRDKAYEVINQQERNR
- a CDS encoding HIT family protein, with product MECVFCHKEKLVTDIIYEDELVMAFMDMEPINEGHVLLVPKSHYLDVDEIPDELLSHLMIISKKIVSALKEIYKPNGYSIMQNGGEFNDVGHYHLHIFPRYIRDGFGWTYGKETKNVNSEIAKRIKDRIN